The Elusimicrobiales bacterium genome includes the window AGTCCCGCATAGATATTGTAACACGCTTTGCTAAAAATGTCAATGGTAAAGCCATTAGTGGAAAAATTAGGGGAAGCAATGTCATGAACAGCAAAAAAGAAATGCTTGCGCGGTTTGTGCGCGAGGTCTGGAGCGGGGGCGATATTGAGGCGGCGGATAAATATATCGCCCCTCAATACACAATCCATCACGACCCGGGAGACCCCTGGGACGGGAAAACGCTCGGCCTTGCGGAATACAAGGAGCGCGTTCGTCTGCTGCGCTCGGCGTTCCCGGACCAGCATTTTGATCTGCAGGGCCTCTTTGAGGACGGAAACGCCATTGCAATAACCTGGCTCTGGACGGCGACGCACAAGGGCGACATTCCCGGATTTCCGGCGTCCGGCAGGCAAATAAAAATGTCCGGCGCGACGGTTTATTACTTTGAAAACGGCCTTCTTTCCGGCCACTGGCAGATTACCGACCGGCTGGGAGTATACCAGCAGTTG containing:
- a CDS encoding ester cyclase, translated to MNSKKEMLARFVREVWSGGDIEAADKYIAPQYTIHHDPGDPWDGKTLGLAEYKERVRLLRSAFPDQHFDLQGLFEDGNAIAITWLWTATHKGDIPGFPASGRQIKMSGATVYYFENGLLSGHWQITDRLGVYQQLSRR